Proteins encoded together in one Juglans regia cultivar Chandler chromosome 9, Walnut 2.0, whole genome shotgun sequence window:
- the LOC108992246 gene encoding disease resistance protein At4g27190-like, with translation MEVVASIVAEAVVAMGRLFSGSIYSMIVNTVKYQSNLDALDKEMKPLMALRDDVKNDTELAEIEGKVPRTRVMEWLKEVDELLLKVDQIQAVKLSRLPLNCSKRYRISREAAENLREIQRLLKAGSFHTGSVSVSYSAPSAVEHIPGHSIQDQTTASTTLSQTMTLLSDPTVLRIGICGMGGVGKTTLIRNLNNKLKGTSSILPFSIVIWATVSKNFDMKKVQLQIAERLNLKAKKEESTERLSILLYERLEKEKKFLLILDDVWVKIDLHRLGIPEPEVEKGSKIILTTRSLDICRYMMTDVEVKVNGLNDEEAWQLFSRYTGSVVSSEHVRPFAEAIARECCGLPLAITIVGAAMRGKTMVRLWKDALNELQRSRPNIAGVEDEVYKPLKWSYDSLQGKRIKSCFLYCSLFPEDFAIGKSELVKCWLAEGLLDEQENYEASLNRGIAMIESLKDSCLLEEGIRECTVKMHDVVRDVAIWIASSSEDECKSLVHSGMGLTEISAVELLNSLRRVSFMNNKIKMLPDRVIQCSEATTLLLQGNSCLDGIPERFLQGFGALRVLNLSRTNIHSLPLSLLQLDDLRALLLKDCLYLEELPSLERLSRLEVLDLSATPIKELPRGMENLSNLRQLILSRTRHLKTIQTGIISRLSCLEYLDMTHSGYQLRVKREVEEKQTSFEELLCLERLLVLFIHLERIPCLSSEPLSSVYRLSRFQFLIGPHAHHLKGRHAHDKRTVTVRALDLSAEPIWCLLSIASSLLLNHCWGLNEMLENLVINSVGGFAGLKSLTIRRSDCSFRPGRGCAGTTLCDLLPNLEELHLEYLSCIESISELVSHLGLRFLRLKSLVVANCPKLKYLLSCGFFIHDLPNLDVIKVSFCDELDELFNCLPLQNMDLCPVVPNLRVLKLKDVPKLRAVCRDEETWPCLEQVDVIDCNLLRKLPLTNRNAENMKKIRGESQWWNALEWDADITKSNLQPYFHPAEASRSRKEWE, from the coding sequence ATGGAAGTGGTGGCTTCGATTGTTGCCGAAGCAGTGGTAGCAATGGGCCGGCTTTTCTCTGGTTCTATCTATTCTATGATCGTGAACACTGTCAAATACCAATCAAACCTTGATGCTCTGGACAAGGAGATGAAACCACTTATGGCTCTCAGAGATGATGTAAAAAATGACACCGAATTAGCTGAGATTGAAGGAAAAGTGCCAAGGACTCGAGTCATGGAGTGGCTTAAGGAGGTTGATGAGCTTCTGCTTAAAGTCGATCAGATTCAAGCAGTAAAGCTTTCTCGACTTCCCTTAAATTGCAGTAAGCGGTATAGAATAAGCAGGGAAGCGGCAGAAAACCTCAGAGAGATACAAAGGCTTCTAAAAGCTGGAAGTTTCCACACTGGTAGTGTGTCTGTCAGTTATTCAGCACCCAGTGCAGTAGAGCATATTCCAGGACATTCAATTCAAGATCAAACAACAGCATCAACAACTTTATCCCAAACTATGACGCTATTGTCTGACCCTACAGTATTAAGGATTGGTATTTGTGGAATGGGAGGTGTAGGCAAGACTACTCTGATAagaaacttgaataataagctCAAAGGTACTTCTTCAATCCTGCCTTTCAGCATTGTCATCTGGGCTACTGTTTCCaagaattttgacatgaaaaaaGTCCAATTACAAATAGCCGAGAGATTGAACTTGAAagcaaagaaggaagaaagtaCGGAGAGATTGTCTATTCTACTTTATGAAAGACTTGAGAAGGAGAAAAAATTTCTGCTGATTCTAGACGACGTTTGGGTTAAAATTGATTTGCATAGGTTGGGCATCCCGGAGCCTGAGGTTGAAAAGGGCTCTAAGATCATATTAACAACTCGATCTCTAGATATCTGTAGGTACATGATGACTGATGTTGAAGTTAAAGTGAATGGTTTAAATGATGAAGAAGCTTGGCAATTATTCAGTCGATATACGGGGAGTGTGGTTAGTTCAGAACATGTTAGACCCTTCGCAGAAGCAATTGCTAGAGAATGCTGTGGATTGCCATTGGCTATAACCATCGTGGGAGCTGCTATGAGAGGAAAGACAATGGTGCGGCTGTGGAAGGATGCCTTAAATGAGTTGCAAAGATCAAGGCCTAATATAGCAGGCGTTGAGGATGAGGTCTATAAGCCTTTGAAGTGGAGTTACGACTCACTTCaaggtaaaagaataaaaagttgTTTCCTGTATTGTTCTTTGTTTCCCGAGGACTTCGCAATTGGAAAAAGTGAACTAGTAAAGTGCTGGCTGGCGGAAGGTTTGCTAGATGAACAAGAGAACTACGAGGCTTCACTCAATAGAGGAATTGCCATGATTGAAAGTCTGAAAGACTCTTGTTTGTTGGAAGAGGGTATCCGTGAGTGCACTGTGAAGATGCATGACGTAGTTCGTGATGTTGCCATATGGATTGCATCCTCATCTGAGGATGAGTGTAAATCCCTTGTCCATTCAGGCATGGGCTTGACTGAGATTTCAGCCGTTGAGTTATTAAATTCTCTCAGAAGAGTTTCTTTCATGAATAACAAGATAAAAATGCTACCTGATCGTGTGATACAATGCTCAGAGGCCACGACTTTGCTACTGCAAGGTAATAGTTGCCTTGACGGAATTCCAGAGAGATTCCTGCAAGGATTTGGAGCACTCAGAGTCCTGAATCTGAGTAGGACAAACATCCATTCATTGCCTCTTTCTTTGCTTCAACTTGATGACCTCCGTGCTCTCCTTTTAAAGGACTGCCTCTATCTTGAAGAACTACCCTCGCTGGAGAGGCTTAGTAGACTTGAAGTGCTAGATCTCTCTGCCACTCCTATCAAAGAATTGCCAAGAGGGATGGAAAACTTGAGCAACTTAAGGCAATTGATCTTATCCCGCACTCGACACCTAAAAACCATTCAAACTGGAATTATATCAAGGTTGTCTTGTTTAGAGTACCTGGATATGACACACAGTGGTTACCAGTTGAGGGTGAAGAGGGAAGTAGAAGAGAAACAGACATCTTTTGAAGAGCTCCTATGCCTTGAGAGGCTACTTGTCTTATTCATCCATTTGGAGAGGATCCCATGTCTCAGCTCTGAACCTCTTTCCTCGGTATATAGATTAAGCAGATTCCAGTTTTTAATTGGCCCACATGCGCACCACTTGAAAGGTAGGCATGCGCATGACAAAAGAACAGTAACTGTAAGGGCTCTTGATCTTTCTGCAGAACCGATTTGGTGCTTGTTGAGTATTGCCAGCTCTCTACTCTTGAATCATTGTTGGGGACTGAACGAGATGCTAGAAAACTTGGTCATTAACAGCGTTGGCGGCTTCGCTGGTTTAAAATCTCTTACCATCAGACGATCTGATTGCAGTTTTCGGCCAGGAAGAGGATGTGCGGGTACGACTCTCTGTGACCTCCTACCAAATTTGGAGGAACTTCATCTCGAATATCTGTCATGCATAGAAAGCATTTCAGAACTAGTTTCCCACCTGGGGCTAAGATTTCTGAGACTAAAATCATTAGTAGTGGCCAATTGTCCTAAACTGAAGTATCTTCTCTCATGTGGTTTCTTCATTCATGACCTGCCAAACCTAGATGTAATCAAGGTGAGCTTCTGTGACGAGTTAGACGAACTCTTTAATTGTCTTCCTTTGCAGAATATGGATCTATGTCCTGTTGTTCCAAATCTACGGGTACTGAAATTGAAGGACGTTCCCAAATTAAGGGCTGTTTGCAGAGACGAAGAGACGTGGCCATGTCTAGAGCAGGTAGATGTGATCGATTGCAATCTTCTCAGGAAGTTGCCTCTTACAAACCGAAATGCAGAAAACATGAAGAAAATAAGAGGAGAATCACAATGGTGGAACGCATTGGAGTGGGATGCTGACATAACCAAATCAAACCTGCAGCCTTATTTTCATCCAGCCGAGGCCTCTAGGAGCCGTAAGGAGTGGGAGTGA